A single Candidatus Bathyarchaeota archaeon DNA region contains:
- a CDS encoding cation:proton antiporter, producing the protein MKTLLTIVILIFILTLPFINALEEEGIIYGSVYTLVNDERTPINALISIYENNTLIKKSYVESDGTYNIKLKPGAYTLKIEKKGYISKQAFIILKPNLKLEVNFELEEYKNPYEVTLFIKGLSLNNYPEINIDGLFQGYALNKTVYLFKDGSAHVLSLSEITEENERYIIKDDPLVKINSSKTIQFNYTKQFYVYSFSFPNLTGWYDENSIITLEAVKTIEFLNETRLVFNYWILNEKIINENPIVIKVNSSLKLDANYERQYLLQVYSSKAEAYGGGWYKEGCEAKVSLSKLEVDELAFKYKFKGWKGDVESVNSTLTLLMDSPKKLYAEWEAKAPIEANVNPIYTAIISISILICVARFLSGIFIKLKIPEVLGELFAGIILSPYAFGGLKIAGIQLIELNEYVLAFAEIGAILLLFIAGLEVSFAQFKATGFESAIIGALGVVIPFFTGTYVTLILGFSWHSSLIVGATLTATSIAITMKALEEIGKLTSIEGNLMINSAVIDDVLGLIVLTIVISIVSSGTVPSILNLILILLKAILFWFLLMMIVVFIAPRFISIAARWEAKGTVEAVSTAICFGSAVSAASIGLSPIVGSYAAGMALAESHVIAKIKDYIDKLSMIFAPIFFAVIGAQFNIKALTINSIFITLILLAIAVLSKLIGCGLPAIALLKNSRQGLRVGLGMVSRGEVGLIIAGIGITSGLITQDLYAAIITTVILTTIITPITLKRSYS; encoded by the coding sequence ATGAAGACTTTACTAACAATTGTTATTTTAATTTTTATTTTAACGCTTCCCTTTATTAATGCTTTAGAAGAAGAAGGTATTATTTATGGAAGTGTTTATACCCTTGTAAATGATGAACGTACCCCTATAAATGCTTTAATTTCAATTTATGAAAATAATACTTTAATTAAGAAAAGTTACGTTGAAAGCGATGGAACATATAATATTAAGCTTAAACCAGGAGCGTACACTTTAAAAATTGAAAAAAAAGGTTATATAAGCAAGCAAGCATTTATTATACTTAAACCAAATTTAAAATTAGAAGTTAATTTTGAATTAGAAGAATATAAAAACCCTTATGAAGTTACCCTCTTTATAAAAGGTCTTTCCTTAAATAATTACCCAGAAATAAATATAGATGGATTATTTCAAGGATACGCTCTTAATAAAACTGTTTACTTATTTAAAGATGGAAGCGCACATGTTTTAAGTTTAAGCGAAATAACTGAAGAAAATGAAAGATACATAATTAAAGATGACCCCTTAGTAAAAATTAATTCTTCAAAAACTATTCAGTTTAATTATACAAAGCAGTTTTATGTATATTCATTCAGCTTTCCAAATTTAACTGGTTGGTACGATGAGAATTCAATAATAACTTTAGAAGCAGTAAAAACTATTGAGTTTCTTAATGAAACTAGATTAGTTTTTAATTATTGGATTTTAAACGAGAAAATAATTAATGAAAATCCAATAGTTATAAAAGTTAATTCAAGCTTAAAGCTTGATGCAAATTATGAAAGACAGTATTTGCTTCAAGTTTATTCAAGCAAAGCTGAAGCTTACGGTGGAGGCTGGTATAAGGAGGGATGTGAAGCTAAAGTAAGCCTATCTAAACTTGAAGTGGATGAATTGGCGTTTAAATATAAATTTAAAGGTTGGAAAGGGGATGTTGAAAGCGTAAACTCAACTTTAACCTTATTAATGGATTCTCCAAAAAAGCTTTATGCTGAATGGGAAGCTAAAGCGCCTATTGAAGCTAATGTTAACCCTATTTATACAGCCATTATTTCCATAAGCATTTTAATATGCGTAGCAAGGTTTTTAAGTGGAATCTTTATTAAGCTTAAAATTCCTGAAGTTTTAGGAGAATTATTTGCAGGAATAATTTTAAGTCCTTACGCTTTTGGAGGATTAAAAATAGCTGGAATTCAGCTTATAGAATTAAATGAGTATGTTTTAGCTTTCGCTGAAATAGGTGCGATTCTACTTCTTTTTATAGCTGGGCTTGAAGTAAGCTTCGCTCAATTTAAAGCTACAGGATTTGAATCAGCTATTATAGGAGCTTTAGGTGTGGTTATACCATTTTTCACAGGCACTTATGTTACGCTTATTTTAGGTTTTAGTTGGCATTCAAGCCTTATAGTAGGCGCTACTTTAACAGCTACAAGCATAGCAATAACTATGAAAGCTTTAGAGGAAATTGGAAAGTTAACATCTATAGAGGGAAATTTAATGATAAACTCCGCTGTAATAGATGACGTTCTTGGATTAATAGTTTTAACTATAGTTATATCAATTGTTTCTTCAGGAACTGTTCCATCAATATTAAACTTAATTTTAATATTATTAAAAGCTATTTTATTTTGGTTTTTGCTTATGATGATTGTAGTATTTATAGCTCCACGCTTCATTAGCATTGCAGCAAGATGGGAAGCTAAAGGAACTGTAGAAGCTGTTTCAACAGCAATATGCTTTGGAAGCGCTGTAAGCGCAGCCAGCATAGGGTTATCCCCTATTGTTGGAAGTTACGCAGCTGGAATGGCTTTAGCTGAATCTCATGTTATAGCTAAAATAAAAGATTATATAGATAAGCTTAGCATGATTTTCGCTCCAATATTCTTCGCTGTTATTGGAGCGCAATTCAACATTAAAGCCTTAACTATAAATAGTATATTCATAACATTAATTTTATTAGCTATAGCTGTTTTAAGCAAGTTAATCGGATGCGGTTTACCTGCAATTGCTCTTCTTAAAAACTCTAGGCAAGGATTAAGAGTAGGTTTAGGAATGGTTTCTAGAGGGGAAGTGGGTTTAATTATAGCTGGTATAGGAATAACTTCAGGGTTAATAACTCAGGATTTATATGCGGCAATAATAACAACAGTAATTTTAACTACAATAATTACACCTATAACTTTGAAAAGATCATATAGTTAA
- a CDS encoding 3-isopropylmalate dehydratase small subunit produces MKLTGKAWKFGSDIDTDVIIPYKYKARTLDPQELGTHCMEGIDPEFPKKINKGDFIVAGENFGCGSSREQAPIAIKACGIAAVIAESFARIFFRNAINIGLPVLECPEVTKAVNEEDILEVDLENGIITNLVNGKKLNCIKLPKFLMDLLKAGGLTSYYKLYKKFPWSL; encoded by the coding sequence ATGAAGTTAACAGGTAAAGCATGGAAGTTCGGTTCAGACATCGATACCGACGTTATAATACCTTATAAATATAAAGCTAGAACTCTTGACCCTCAAGAGTTGGGTACGCATTGTATGGAAGGTATAGATCCTGAATTTCCAAAAAAAATTAATAAAGGAGATTTTATTGTTGCTGGAGAAAATTTTGGATGCGGTTCAAGCAGAGAACAAGCGCCTATAGCTATAAAAGCATGTGGAATCGCAGCTGTTATAGCTGAAAGCTTTGCAAGAATATTCTTTAGAAACGCTATTAACATAGGCTTACCTGTTTTAGAGTGCCCTGAAGTTACAAAAGCTGTAAATGAAGAAGATATTTTAGAAGTTGATTTAGAAAATGGAATAATTACCAACCTAGTTAATGGAAAAAAACTTAACTGCATTAAGCTTCCTAAATTTTTAATGGATTTGCTTAAAGCTGGAGGATTAACAAGCTACTATAAGCTTTATAAAAAATTTCCTTGGAGCTTATAA
- a CDS encoding aldehyde ferredoxin oxidoreductase family protein, with protein MPSKVLYIDLSRRRFWVEDRRKFFEEWIGGSGVAIKLLEEECPKNVNPLEPENPIIFAIGPFTSFYPIASKTVAMFKSPLTGNLGESHCGGRSALAIRMAGYGAIVIKGASETPVYLAIHGEKTYFREGSAIWNMANSYTVGRILRDREPGAGARTIMRIGRAGEKLISYACVVTETYRHFGRLGLGAVFGGKKLKAIVISGRKSLPLADSKAYREVYKEIFDALLASPSMKKYHELGTSMNVNPLNEIKALPTRNLKKANFEEAEKISGEAFAKDFLGKRLACAHCPVSCIHLAALRTPYDLEPYFYKTKMICYDYETIYALGSMIGVSDPKELLKLLDEVEALGLDAISTGVALAWATEAQEKGLISTKETNGLHLKWSEAETYLKAIKLLVNQVNDFYKALGKGVEYASSIYGGKDFALAFGGNEMPGYHTGLAAHLGFLIGSRHSHLDCAGYSIDQKIIASRKKLTIEELTEELINEEAWRQILSSLVICFFARGIYKPELIIKAFKPLGMEFTEDSLKAIGKKILKAKYEFKVREGFNLGELRIPERILQTSAPAGEISKESIIKALKLVEEKLTAL; from the coding sequence ATACCTTCAAAAGTTCTTTACATAGATCTTTCAAGAAGAAGATTTTGGGTTGAAGATAGAAGAAAGTTTTTTGAAGAGTGGATAGGGGGTTCAGGAGTAGCAATAAAGCTTCTTGAGGAAGAATGCCCTAAAAACGTTAATCCTCTTGAACCAGAGAACCCAATAATATTTGCTATAGGCCCTTTTACAAGCTTTTATCCTATAGCTTCTAAAACTGTAGCCATGTTTAAATCACCTTTAACTGGAAATTTAGGAGAAAGCCATTGCGGAGGAAGAAGCGCTTTAGCCATAAGAATGGCTGGTTATGGGGCAATAGTTATTAAGGGAGCGAGCGAAACACCTGTTTATTTAGCTATTCATGGGGAAAAAACTTATTTTAGAGAGGGCTCAGCCATCTGGAATATGGCTAACAGTTATACTGTTGGAAGAATTTTAAGAGATAGAGAGCCTGGCGCAGGAGCTAGAACAATTATGCGTATAGGAAGGGCTGGAGAAAAATTAATTTCATATGCTTGCGTAGTTACGGAAACTTACAGGCATTTTGGAAGGCTTGGTTTAGGAGCTGTTTTCGGAGGCAAAAAATTAAAGGCAATAGTAATTTCAGGAAGAAAATCTTTACCTTTAGCTGATTCTAAAGCTTATAGAGAGGTTTATAAGGAAATTTTTGACGCGTTGCTAGCGTCACCTTCAATGAAAAAATATCATGAATTAGGCACATCTATGAATGTTAATCCTTTAAATGAAATTAAAGCTTTACCAACAAGAAACTTAAAAAAAGCAAATTTCGAGGAAGCTGAAAAAATTTCTGGAGAAGCTTTCGCTAAAGATTTTCTTGGAAAAAGGTTAGCTTGCGCTCATTGTCCAGTAAGCTGCATACATTTAGCTGCTCTTAGAACCCCGTATGATTTAGAGCCATATTTTTATAAAACAAAAATGATTTGTTATGATTATGAAACTATTTATGCTTTAGGATCTATGATTGGAGTAAGCGACCCTAAAGAGCTTCTTAAGCTTTTAGATGAAGTTGAAGCTTTAGGGCTTGACGCTATAAGCACAGGCGTAGCGTTAGCTTGGGCTACAGAAGCGCAAGAAAAAGGTTTAATTTCAACTAAAGAAACTAACGGATTACATTTAAAATGGAGTGAAGCTGAAACCTACTTAAAAGCAATAAAGCTTCTAGTAAATCAAGTAAATGATTTCTATAAAGCTTTAGGAAAAGGCGTTGAATACGCTTCAAGCATTTACGGTGGAAAGGATTTCGCGTTAGCTTTCGGCGGAAACGAGATGCCAGGTTACCATACAGGTTTAGCCGCGCATCTAGGCTTTTTAATAGGCTCTCGACATAGCCATTTAGATTGCGCAGGCTATAGCATAGATCAAAAAATAATCGCTAGCAGAAAAAAATTAACGATTGAAGAGTTAACTGAAGAATTAATAAACGAGGAGGCTTGGAGGCAAATTTTATCAAGCCTAGTAATATGCTTTTTCGCTAGAGGAATTTACAAGCCTGAATTAATTATTAAAGCTTTCAAACCTTTAGGAATGGAATTTACTGAAGATTCCTTAAAGGCGATTGGCAAAAAAATTCTTAAAGCTAAATATGAATTTAAAGTTAGGGAAGGCTTTAACCTAGGTGAATTAAGAATTCCTGAAAGAATTCTTCAAACTTCAGCTCCTGCAGGTGAAATTTCAAAAGAATCAATAATAAAAGCTTTAAAGCTGGTTGAAGAAAAGTTAACTGCTCTTTAA
- a CDS encoding isocitrate/isopropylmalate dehydrogenase family protein codes for MSVKKYKIAVLPGDGIGPEVVDAALKVLKAVQEASSFKLEFLIGEAGLNCVKKYGTNLPSHTIDLIKESDACLKGPMTTPEGAGTHVSVAVQLRKMFNLYANIRPCKSLPNVPSLKPNVDLIVLRENTEGLYSGKEFEVSSGVGIALRIITKKACERIARFGFNLAVKRRKHVTFIHKANILKITDGIFTQAVLNIAREFPEVQVDDMHIDAAAMQLIKKPEFFDVIVTTNLFGDILSDEAAQLVGGLGVVPGANIGDNYGMFEPVHGSAPKYAGQNKVNPIAAILASKMMLEYLGEFKAANKIEEAVLKVLKEGETLTYDLGGSAKTSEVAEVISKKILLNE; via the coding sequence ATGAGTGTTAAAAAATATAAAATTGCAGTTTTACCTGGTGATGGAATAGGTCCAGAAGTTGTTGATGCTGCATTAAAAGTTCTTAAAGCTGTTCAAGAAGCTTCAAGCTTTAAGCTTGAATTTTTAATTGGTGAAGCTGGATTAAACTGTGTCAAAAAATATGGAACAAATCTTCCATCACATACAATAGATTTAATTAAAGAAAGCGATGCTTGCTTAAAAGGTCCTATGACTACTCCTGAAGGTGCTGGAACCCATGTAAGCGTTGCTGTTCAATTAAGAAAAATGTTTAATCTTTACGCTAATATTAGACCATGCAAATCTCTCCCAAACGTTCCATCTTTAAAGCCTAATGTAGATTTAATTGTATTAAGGGAAAATACTGAAGGTTTATATTCTGGAAAAGAGTTTGAAGTTTCTTCAGGCGTTGGTATAGCTTTAAGAATTATAACTAAAAAAGCATGCGAGAGAATAGCTAGATTCGGTTTTAACTTAGCTGTTAAAAGAAGAAAACATGTTACTTTCATTCATAAAGCCAATATATTGAAGATTACCGATGGAATATTTACTCAAGCTGTTTTAAATATAGCTAGAGAATTTCCTGAAGTTCAGGTGGATGATATGCATATTGACGCGGCAGCAATGCAGTTAATTAAAAAACCTGAGTTTTTCGACGTTATAGTAACAACAAATCTTTTTGGAGATATATTATCTGATGAAGCTGCTCAACTCGTTGGTGGATTAGGCGTTGTTCCAGGAGCTAATATTGGAGATAATTATGGAATGTTTGAGCCTGTTCACGGTTCTGCACCTAAATATGCTGGGCAAAATAAGGTTAATCCAATAGCTGCAATTTTAGCTTCAAAAATGATGCTTGAATATTTAGGTGAATTTAAAGCTGCAAATAAAATAGAAGAGGCTGTATTAAAGGTTCTTAAAGAAGGTGAAACTTTAACTTATGATTTAGGTGGTTCAGCTAAAACAAGCGAGGTTGCTGAAGTTATTTCAAAAAAAATTTTGTTAAACGAGTAA
- a CDS encoding ferredoxin family protein has protein sequence MPTVKVDWSKCNGDEVCVSVCPVNVFEMQDLPDYPDSKKSVPVRENDCILCMACVTQCPTQAITVKE, from the coding sequence ATGCCAACTGTAAAAGTTGATTGGAGCAAATGCAATGGAGATGAAGTTTGCGTAAGCGTATGCCCAGTAAACGTTTTTGAAATGCAAGACCTTCCAGATTATCCAGACTCTAAAAAATCTGTTCCAGTAAGAGAGAACGACTGCATTTTATGCATGGCTTGCGTAACTCAATGCCCAACTCAAGCTATAACTGTAAAAGAATAA
- a CDS encoding ArsB/NhaD family transporter — MSPITQETLAITIFMLTYILIATGYKERTIASIAGVTALWAAKILTRDEMLGYVNFEALGLLFGMMIVIGALREAGFFRWLGLYLADICKYNSKLMLIIFSLTTGFLSAFLDNVTTILFMVSVTIDIAEILKLNPKPYIITQVLASNIGGTATLIGDPPNIMIASAGNLTFIDFLLNTAPISFLNLLILIFLSTKYYKKEVNVKVEALKIPIKPSEVISDKRLFKIGILVFCITIFLLTIHHKLSLSPSIIVLLAASFILLIGGEKMPRILEDVEWNTLIFFGCLFIIVGGLEKVGVIQKFASYITLIINHNSLIAVTLILWSSALISSAIDNIPLAASFIPLLKGASKVSGIPIYSLWWALALGCGFGGNGTIIGASANIIAIGLSRRRGVLITFKEFAKIGIIILLITVATVNLLLILKSF; from the coding sequence ATGTCTCCTATTACTCAAGAAACGCTTGCTATAACAATTTTTATGTTAACTTATATTCTTATAGCTACAGGTTATAAAGAGCGGACGATAGCTTCAATTGCTGGCGTAACTGCTTTATGGGCTGCTAAAATCTTAACTAGAGATGAAATGCTTGGTTATGTAAATTTTGAAGCTTTAGGTTTGCTTTTCGGAATGATGATTGTTATTGGAGCTTTAAGGGAAGCTGGTTTTTTTCGTTGGTTAGGCTTATATTTAGCGGATATTTGCAAATATAATTCTAAATTAATGCTAATTATATTTAGTTTAACAACAGGCTTTCTTTCAGCTTTCTTAGATAATGTTACAACAATATTATTTATGGTTTCTGTAACGATAGATATCGCTGAAATATTAAAGTTAAACCCAAAACCATATATTATAACTCAGGTGTTAGCTTCAAATATTGGTGGAACAGCAACATTAATCGGCGACCCGCCAAATATAATGATAGCTTCAGCTGGAAACTTAACCTTTATAGATTTTCTTTTAAATACAGCGCCAATCTCATTTTTAAATCTTCTTATATTAATTTTTCTCTCTACTAAATATTATAAAAAAGAAGTAAATGTTAAAGTAGAAGCTTTAAAAATTCCCATTAAACCTTCAGAAGTTATTTCAGATAAAAGATTGTTTAAAATAGGGATTTTAGTGTTTTGTATTACAATATTTCTGCTTACAATTCATCATAAATTAAGTTTATCCCCATCAATTATTGTTTTGCTTGCAGCATCATTCATTCTTTTAATTGGAGGAGAAAAAATGCCGAGAATACTTGAGGATGTTGAATGGAATACACTCATCTTTTTTGGTTGTTTATTTATAATTGTAGGTGGACTTGAGAAAGTAGGAGTTATTCAAAAATTTGCATCTTATATAACATTAATAATTAATCATAATTCTTTAATTGCTGTTACATTAATTTTATGGTCTTCAGCTTTAATTTCCTCAGCAATAGATAATATACCTTTAGCCGCTTCTTTTATTCCTTTATTAAAAGGCGCTTCAAAGGTCTCTGGAATACCTATTTATTCTTTATGGTGGGCTTTAGCTTTAGGATGCGGTTTTGGAGGAAATGGAACAATAATAGGTGCTTCAGCAAATATTATAGCAATTGGTCTTTCTCGAAGAAGAGGCGTTTTAATAACTTTTAAAGAATTCGCAAAAATAGGTATAATAATTTTATTAATCACTGTAGCAACAGTAAATCTTTTATTAATTCTGAAATCTTTTTAA
- a CDS encoding 3-isopropylmalate dehydratase large subunit: protein MDKAFKDEIIKDEGLTFSEKILSIKRVDEAGKKALAGDIIVASVDLSMATDGTGPLAIKVFNEMNAKNVWNPKKIVLNIDHTFPPSSEQIANLHKLMKEFSIKHKIPIQEGSICHQYLLEHYVAPGMLIAGADSHTTTHGALGAFAIGVGSSEAAAVWISGEIWLKVPKTIKVVFEGELPKGVFAKDLALEVVKKLGASGANYKAIEYSGILMHELSIASRATLTNMAAEAGAKAAIIEADKKTLSYISSFGRKSMVLINSGKEAEYEKKLNINVEELTPRVAAPHKVDNVKSIEEVEGEPINQAFLGSCTNGRLEDLEVAAEILKEKKVKEGVKFIVTPASRMVFSEALKNGVLEILMEAGAIITNPTCGACVGTHLGVLSDGEVCISSSNRNFIGRMGSRNSKVYLASPATVAASAIEGVITDPRRFL, encoded by the coding sequence ATGGATAAAGCTTTTAAAGATGAAATTATTAAAGATGAAGGGTTAACTTTTTCAGAAAAAATTCTTTCTATTAAAAGGGTTGATGAAGCTGGAAAGAAAGCTTTAGCTGGAGATATTATAGTGGCTAGTGTAGACTTAAGCATGGCTACTGATGGGACAGGGCCTTTAGCTATTAAAGTTTTTAATGAGATGAACGCGAAAAATGTTTGGAATCCAAAAAAAATAGTTTTAAATATAGATCATACTTTTCCACCTTCTTCAGAGCAAATAGCTAACCTTCATAAGTTAATGAAGGAATTTTCAATTAAGCATAAAATTCCAATTCAAGAAGGCAGCATTTGCCATCAATATCTTTTGGAGCATTATGTTGCTCCTGGAATGCTTATAGCAGGCGCTGATTCTCATACAACAACCCACGGTGCTTTAGGAGCTTTCGCTATAGGAGTTGGAAGCTCTGAAGCTGCAGCTGTATGGATTTCAGGGGAAATCTGGCTTAAAGTTCCTAAAACTATTAAAGTAGTTTTTGAAGGGGAATTGCCTAAAGGTGTTTTCGCGAAAGATTTAGCTTTAGAAGTTGTTAAAAAACTTGGGGCAAGCGGAGCCAATTATAAAGCTATAGAATATTCAGGAATATTAATGCATGAATTATCGATAGCTTCTAGAGCAACATTAACTAATATGGCTGCTGAAGCTGGAGCTAAAGCAGCTATAATTGAAGCGGATAAAAAAACTTTAAGTTATATAAGCAGCTTTGGAAGAAAAAGCATGGTTTTAATTAATTCTGGAAAAGAAGCGGAATATGAAAAAAAATTAAATATAAATGTTGAAGAGCTTACGCCTAGGGTAGCTGCACCTCATAAAGTTGATAATGTTAAATCAATTGAAGAAGTTGAAGGAGAGCCTATAAATCAAGCTTTTTTAGGTTCATGCACAAACGGTAGGCTTGAAGATTTAGAGGTGGCTGCAGAAATTCTTAAAGAAAAGAAAGTTAAGGAGGGAGTTAAATTTATTGTTACACCTGCTTCAAGAATGGTTTTTAGTGAAGCTTTAAAAAATGGAGTCCTTGAAATTTTAATGGAAGCTGGAGCCATAATAACTAACCCTACATGTGGAGCTTGCGTTGGCACGCATTTAGGAGTTTTAAGCGATGGTGAAGTATGCATTTCAAGTTCTAATAGAAACTTTATTGGAAGAATGGGTTCAAGAAATTCTAAAGTTTATTTAGCTTCTCCAGCTACTGTAGCTGCTTCAGCTATTGAAGGCGTTATAACTGATCCAAGGAGGTTTCTTTAA
- a CDS encoding MFS transporter, producing the protein MLSLQLNKLHLFKFTFHIIDMKKYFLKVIIPLFGMFCLSMFRISIGVLIPETALTFSLSEVEVSIVLSAYLVAMALVMGLSGFISDKLGKKLIMALGLLMVSVGVFIGSFSHTFNLIVASTFIAGLGAGFYTPALYAYIGEVLPSSKGFLTGLTNSVYAFGGFFGPLIFSLITEKYNWRMAMLFLAFLSLISFIVIWLIPCDKSVFKQKAIPYKSILMDKNIALITIALTIANAGFVVFTAWTPKFLMELENFSVVEAGLSFGLCSFFGGLGAIIFGKLSDKFNRCGVNALVSGASAFLAFFYYLNLRYGFFSRIIFSIILGLVLYAYWSLSTAAAQDFVNSSFFGSVTGFVQNMAVLSAAAAPTLSGILSSYLGLSYALIISIALLYLIHSLIFLILFFKKVEIMKNLINNKLLL; encoded by the coding sequence TTGTTAAGTTTACAGCTAAACAAGTTACACTTATTTAAATTTACTTTCCACATTATTGATATGAAAAAATATTTTTTAAAAGTTATTATTCCTCTTTTTGGAATGTTTTGTTTATCAATGTTCAGAATTTCTATAGGAGTTTTAATCCCTGAAACAGCATTAACGTTTTCTCTTAGTGAAGTTGAAGTAAGCATTGTTTTATCAGCTTATTTAGTGGCTATGGCTTTAGTTATGGGTTTAAGCGGTTTTATTTCAGATAAACTTGGTAAAAAATTAATTATGGCTTTAGGTTTACTTATGGTTAGCGTTGGGGTCTTCATAGGAAGTTTTTCACACACCTTTAATTTAATAGTTGCTTCAACATTTATAGCTGGGCTTGGAGCCGGCTTTTACACTCCAGCTTTATATGCTTATATTGGGGAGGTTTTACCATCTAGCAAAGGATTTTTAACTGGGTTAACTAACAGTGTTTACGCTTTTGGAGGATTTTTCGGTCCATTAATTTTCAGTTTAATAACTGAAAAGTATAATTGGCGAATGGCTATGTTGTTTTTAGCGTTTTTAAGCTTAATTAGTTTTATAGTTATATGGCTTATTCCATGTGATAAATCTGTTTTTAAACAAAAAGCTATCCCTTATAAATCTATATTAATGGATAAAAATATTGCTTTAATAACCATAGCCTTAACTATTGCTAATGCAGGCTTCGTGGTTTTTACAGCTTGGACGCCGAAATTCCTAATGGAGTTGGAAAATTTTAGTGTTGTTGAAGCTGGATTAAGTTTTGGGTTATGCTCGTTTTTCGGTGGATTAGGCGCGATAATTTTTGGAAAGCTTTCAGATAAATTTAATAGATGTGGAGTAAACGCTTTAGTAAGCGGAGCTTCAGCATTTCTAGCTTTTTTTTATTATTTAAACTTGCGCTATGGGTTCTTCTCTAGAATAATTTTCTCAATTATATTGGGGTTAGTTTTATATGCTTATTGGAGTCTTTCAACTGCAGCTGCTCAAGATTTTGTTAATTCCTCATTTTTCGGTTCTGTTACAGGGTTTGTGCAAAATATGGCTGTTTTAAGCGCAGCTGCTGCTCCAACTTTATCTGGAATCTTATCATCTTATTTAGGTTTATCTTACGCTTTAATAATTTCTATAGCACTACTATACCTTATTCATAGCCTTATATTTCTAATCTTATTTTTTAAAAAAGTTGAAATAATGAAAAATTTAATAAATAATAAGCTTTTGCTATAA
- a CDS encoding NAD+ synthase encodes MTSLIEVPKLNLQETVDEITGFIKEIVGKSRAKGVVVGLSGGVDSCVTAVLCVKALGKNNCLGVIMPTSFTPKEDVEDAEFLAQQLGIKVEKVNIDNISESFFKALKVDLEKQKIPAANIIARIRMVILYYYANIENRLVVGTGDKSERLIGYFTKYGDGGVDFMPIAHLYKTQVRELAAYLGLPSRIVNKPSSPQLYPGHKVVDELPLDYDKLDKVLVGLFDLKLYPEKIEELTSIPLNKILIMFKRFNETKHKREPPFFINK; translated from the coding sequence GTGACTAGCTTGATTGAAGTTCCTAAATTGAATCTTCAAGAAACTGTAGATGAAATAACAGGTTTTATTAAGGAAATAGTTGGGAAATCAAGGGCTAAAGGTGTTGTTGTAGGGTTAAGTGGTGGAGTTGATAGTTGCGTGACTGCAGTTTTATGTGTTAAAGCTTTAGGAAAAAATAATTGTTTAGGTGTTATCATGCCTACAAGTTTTACTCCTAAAGAAGATGTGGAGGATGCTGAATTTTTAGCTCAACAACTTGGGATTAAAGTTGAAAAAGTAAATATAGATAATATAAGTGAGTCATTCTTTAAAGCTCTTAAAGTTGATTTAGAAAAACAGAAGATTCCGGCGGCTAATATTATAGCTAGAATAAGAATGGTTATTCTTTATTATTACGCGAATATAGAGAATCGATTGGTTGTTGGAACAGGCGATAAAAGCGAGAGGCTTATAGGATATTTTACTAAATATGGGGATGGTGGCGTAGATTTTATGCCTATAGCCCATCTTTATAAAACTCAAGTTAGAGAGCTGGCTGCTTATTTAGGTTTACCATCTAGAATCGTTAATAAACCTAGCAGCCCTCAACTTTACCCCGGTCATAAAGTTGTTGATGAACTTCCATTAGATTACGATAAACTGGATAAAGTTTTGGTTGGATTATTCGATTTAAAACTTTATCCAGAAAAAATTGAAGAATTAACAAGTATTCCATTAAATAAAATTTTAATTATGTTTAAAAGATTTAATGAAACAAAACATAAAAGGGAGCCGCCTTTTTTTATAAATAAGTAA
- a CDS encoding 4Fe-4S binding protein — protein sequence MIACNRRFGEAGVAKSSIHIKSAGGIERGFIVLVCRACVDPPCMKVCPTDALSKRVGGGVILNSSKCVGCKLCVNACTIGAIFWDEENEKPVICVHCGYCVNYCPYNVIKMEEIS from the coding sequence ATGATAGCTTGCAACAGGAGGTTTGGTGAGGCTGGAGTGGCAAAATCCTCTATTCATATAAAATCTGCAGGTGGAATAGAAAGGGGTTTTATAGTTTTAGTTTGCAGAGCTTGCGTTGATCCACCTTGCATGAAAGTTTGCCCAACTGATGCTTTATCTAAGAGAGTTGGAGGTGGAGTAATTTTAAATTCAAGTAAATGCGTTGGATGCAAGCTTTGCGTTAACGCTTGTACAATTGGCGCTATATTTTGGGATGAAGAAAACGAGAAACCTGTTATCTGTGTTCACTGCGGTTATTGCGTTAACTATTGCCCTTATAATGTTATAAAAATGGAGGAGATTAGTTAA